From the Helicobacter pylori genome, one window contains:
- a CDS encoding replicative DNA helicase: MDHLKHLQQLQNIERIVLSGIVLANHKIEEIHSVLEPSDFYYPPHGLFFEIALKLHEVNCPIDENFIRQKMPKDKQISEDDLVAIFAASPIDNIEAYVEEIKNASIKRKLFTLANTIREQALESAQKSSDILNAVEREVYALLNGSTIEGFRGIKEVLESAMNLITENQRKGSLKVTGIPTGFAQLDNYTSGFNQGSLVILGARPSMGKTSLMMNMVLSALNDDRGVAVFSLEMSAEQLALRALSDLTSINMHDLESARLDDDQWENLAKCFDHLSQKKLFFYDKSYVRMDQIRLQLRKLKSQHKELGIAFIDYLQLMSGNKATRERHEQIAEISRELKTLARELEIPIIALVQLNRSLENRDDKRPILSDIKDSGGIEQDADIVLFLYRGYIYQMRAEDNKIDKLKKEGKVEEAQELYKKVNEERRIHKQNGSIEEAEIIVAKNRNGATGTVYTRFNAPFTRYEDMPIDSHLEEGQETKFEIPTP, encoded by the coding sequence ATGGATCATTTAAAGCATTTGCAACAATTGCAAAACATTGAAAGGATCGTGCTTTCAGGCATTGTGTTAGCCAATCATAAGATTGAAGAGATCCATAGCGTTTTAGAGCCTAGCGATTTTTACTACCCGCCCCATGGCTTGTTTTTTGAAATCGCTTTAAAACTCCATGAAGTGAATTGCCCCATTGATGAGAATTTTATCCGCCAAAAAATGCCCAAAGACAAGCAAATCAGCGAAGATGATCTAGTCGCTATTTTTGCGGCAAGCCCGATAGACAATATTGAAGCCTATGTGGAAGAGATCAAAAACGCTTCCATTAAACGAAAGCTTTTCACTTTGGCTAACACCATTAGAGAGCAAGCCCTAGAAAGCGCGCAAAAATCCAGCGATATTTTAAACGCTGTGGAGCGAGAAGTTTATGCGTTATTGAATGGCAGCACGATTGAGGGCTTTAGGGGTATTAAAGAAGTGCTTGAAAGCGCAATGAATCTTATCACAGAAAACCAAAGAAAAGGGAGTTTAAAAGTTACTGGCATACCGACTGGCTTTGCCCAATTGGATAATTATACGAGCGGTTTTAATCAAGGGAGTTTAGTCATTCTAGGGGCAAGGCCGTCTATGGGTAAAACCAGTTTGATGATGAACATGGTCTTATCCGCGCTCAATGACGATAGGGGGGTAGCGGTTTTTAGTTTGGAAATGTCCGCAGAGCAACTCGCTTTAAGGGCGTTATCGGATCTCACTTCTATTAACATGCATGATTTAGAGAGTGCAAGGCTTGATGATGATCAATGGGAAAATTTAGCCAAATGCTTTGATCACCTTTCGCAAAAAAAACTCTTTTTTTATGATAAAAGTTACGTGAGAATGGATCAAATCCGCTTGCAATTAAGAAAGCTTAAATCCCAACACAAGGAATTGGGTATCGCTTTTATTGATTATTTGCAGCTCATGTCAGGGAACAAAGCCACTAGAGAGCGCCATGAACAGATCGCTGAAATTTCAAGGGAGCTTAAAACCTTAGCCAGAGAGTTAGAAATCCCTATCATAGCGTTAGTGCAACTCAACCGCAGCCTGGAAAATAGGGACGATAAACGGCCCATTCTTTCGGATATTAAAGACAGCGGAGGGATTGAACAGGACGCTGATATTGTTTTATTTTTGTATAGAGGCTATATCTATCAAATGAGGGCTGAAGACAACAAAATAGACAAGCTCAAAAAAGAAGGCAAAGTTGAAGAGGCGCAAGAGCTGTACAAAAAAGTCAATGAAGAAAGGCGTATCCACAAGCAAAATGGCAGTATTGAAGAGGCTGAAATCATTGTGGCTAAAAACAGGAATGGGGCTACAGGAACG
- a CDS encoding NAD(P)H-hydrate dehydratase — protein sequence MLSVYEKVNALDKRALEEWLLSEDVLMENAAMALERAVLQNASLGAKVIILCGSGDNGGDGYALARRLMGRFKTLVFEMKLAKSPMCQLQKERAKKVGVVIKAWEEKNEDLECDVLVDCVVGSAFKGGLEPFLDFESLSQKARFKIACDIPSGIDSKGRVDKRAFKADTTISMGAIKSCLLSDRAKDYVGELKVGHLGVFNQIYEIPTDTFLLEKSDLKLPLRDRKNAHKGDYGHAHVLLGKHSGAGLLSALSALSFGSGVVSIQALECEITSNNKPLELVFCENFPKKLSAFALGMGLENIPKDFKKWLGLAPCVLDAGVFYHKEVLQALEKEVILTPHPKEFLSLLKSVGINISMLELLDNKLEIARDFSQKYPKVVLLLKGANTLIAHQGRVFINNLGSVALAKAGSGDVLAGLIVSLLAQKYTPLDAAINASLAHALAGLEFKNHYALTPLDLIEKIKRL from the coding sequence ATGCTTTCAGTGTATGAAAAAGTAAATGCCCTAGACAAAAGGGCGCTTGAAGAATGGCTTTTAAGCGAAGACGTTTTAATGGAAAACGCCGCTATGGCTTTAGAAAGGGCGGTTTTACAAAACGCTTCTTTAGGCGCTAAAGTCATTATCCTTTGTGGGAGTGGGGATAATGGAGGCGATGGCTATGCTCTAGCCAGGCGTTTAATGGGGCGTTTTAAAACGCTAGTCTTTGAAATGAAATTAGCCAAAAGCCCCATGTGCCAATTACAAAAAGAAAGGGCTAAAAAAGTAGGGGTAGTCATCAAAGCATGGGAAGAAAAGAATGAAGATTTAGAATGCGATGTGTTAGTAGATTGCGTGGTAGGGAGCGCTTTTAAGGGCGGATTAGAGCCGTTTTTAGACTTTGAAAGCCTTTCTCAAAAAGCGCGCTTTAAAATCGCTTGCGACATTCCTAGCGGGATAGATTCTAAAGGCAGGGTGGATAAAAGGGCGTTTAAGGCGGATACGACTATCAGCATGGGCGCTATCAAGTCATGCTTATTGAGCGATAGGGCTAAAGACTATGTGGGGGAATTGAAAGTGGGGCATTTGGGGGTTTTTAATCAAATTTATGAGATCCCAACGGACACTTTTTTACTAGAAAAAAGCGATCTCAAACTGCCCTTAAGGGATAGAAAAAACGCTCATAAGGGCGATTACGGGCATGCGCATGTGCTTTTAGGCAAGCATAGTGGGGCGGGGTTGTTGAGCGCTTTAAGCGCGTTAAGTTTTGGATCTGGGGTGGTGAGTATTCAAGCGTTAGAATGCGAGATAACTTCTAATAACAAGCCTTTAGAATTGGTTTTTTGCGAAAATTTCCCTAAAAAACTCAGCGCGTTCGCTCTTGGCATGGGTTTAGAAAATATTCCAAAGGATTTTAAGAAGTGGCTTGGATTAGCCCCATGCGTTTTAGATGCGGGCGTTTTTTATCACAAAGAAGTGTTACAAGCCTTAGAAAAAGAAGTGATCTTAACCCCTCACCCTAAAGAGTTTTTATCGTTATTGAAATCAGTGGGGATCAATATAAGCATGCTAGAATTACTAGACAATAAACTGGAAATCGCAAGGGATTTTTCTCAAAAATACCCCAAAGTGGTTTTGCTTTTAAAGGGGGCTAATACCCTAATCGCTCATCAAGGGCGGGTTTTTATCAACAATTTAGGGAGCGTGGCTTTAGCCAAAGCAGGGAGTGGCGATGTGTTAGCGGGGCTGATTGTAAGCTTGCTTGCTCAAAAATACACGCCTTTAGACGCCGCTATTAACGCAAGCCTAGCGCACGCCCTAGCGGGTTTAGAATTTAAGAATCATTACGCTTTAACGCCCCTAGATTTGATAGAAAAGATCAAACGATTATAA
- the crdS gene encoding copper-sensing histidine kinase CrdS, with the protein MRGWAIALTHYEKKSLKLFLGTYLGSSFVLMLVISVLAFNYEKNEKIKMIRMDMDKMASKIASEVIALHMQTHADYHNALNALISRYKDASIALFDSKRRVLYSNIPESADLIKTHKEAGFFSFKGEYYLFSDETFAHLGVAKMLFKNSKPLHFSSLYRKMVLVFVMAFLCVIGVSVFLGRLFLKPIRNEITRIDHFLKNTTHELNTPMSALVLSLKTLEDNQQHRRIKIAIQRMSFLYRSLSYLVMQDIERESFVLLDLKALIIKENTLFSEMIDYHKLEFKSDLVEVVFKAKEQDFLSLYSNLLMNAIKYSVMHGYIHIELTPEFLKVKNLGYEIPKDKIKDLSVRYARFNSSVLGYGIGLDLVKKVCEKYKMRLEIHSEPSLKGSFHENSFCIHFQG; encoded by the coding sequence ATAAGGGGGTGGGCTATCGCTTTAACCCACTATGAAAAAAAATCCCTTAAACTCTTTTTAGGGACTTATTTAGGCTCTTCGTTTGTGTTAATGCTAGTGATTAGCGTTTTAGCGTTTAACTATGAAAAAAACGAAAAAATCAAAATGATACGCATGGACATGGACAAAATGGCTTCTAAGATCGCTAGCGAAGTGATTGCCTTGCACATGCAAACGCATGCGGATTATCACAACGCTTTAAACGCTCTCATTTCACGCTATAAAGACGCTTCCATAGCCCTTTTTGATAGTAAAAGGCGTGTTTTATATTCCAATATCCCTGAAAGCGCGGATTTGATTAAAACCCATAAAGAGGCGGGCTTTTTTAGTTTTAAGGGGGAATATTACCTGTTCAGTGATGAAACTTTCGCTCATTTAGGCGTGGCTAAAATGCTTTTTAAAAATTCTAAACCTCTTCATTTTTCTTCTTTGTATCGTAAGATGGTTTTAGTGTTTGTCATGGCGTTTTTATGCGTGATAGGGGTTTCTGTGTTTTTAGGGCGTTTGTTTTTAAAGCCCATTAGGAATGAAATCACTCGCATCGATCATTTTTTAAAAAACACCACGCATGAATTAAACACCCCCATGAGCGCTTTAGTCTTGTCTTTAAAGACCTTAGAAGACAACCAACAACACCGCCGCATTAAAATCGCTATCCAGCGCATGAGTTTTTTATACCGTTCGCTCTCTTATTTGGTGATGCAAGATATTGAGCGCGAGTCCTTTGTGCTTTTGGATTTAAAAGCCCTAATCATCAAAGAAAACACGCTTTTTAGCGAGATGATAGACTACCACAAGCTGGAATTTAAAAGCGATTTAGTAGAGGTGGTGTTTAAGGCTAAAGAGCAGGATTTCCTTTCGCTTTATAGCAATTTGCTCATGAATGCGATCAAATACAGCGTCATGCATGGGTATATCCACATAGAGCTAACGCCTGAGTTTTTGAAAGTGAAAAATTTAGGGTATGAAATCCCTAAAGATAAGATTAAAGACTTAAGCGTTCGTTACGCGCGTTTCAATTCTAGCGTGTTGGGTTATGGTATAGGGTTAGATTTAGTGAAAAAAGTGTGCGAAAAGTATAAAATGCGTTTAGAAATTCATAGCGAACCCTCTTTAAAAGGATCGTTTCATGAAAATTCGTTTTGTATTCATTTTCAAGGATAA
- the crdR gene encoding copper response regulator transcription factor CrdR, with product MRKKIFLLEDDYLLSESIKEFLEHLGYEVFCAFNGKEAYERLSVERFNLLLLDMQVPEMNSLELFKRIKNDFLISTPVIFITALQDNATLKNAFNLGASDYLKKPFDLDELEARIKRFFNDDPIEIMPNIFYHQHALNVKGKKEILAPKTAQLLEYFLEHKGQIISSQALENNLWEQAIDDSTLRTYIKVLRKLLGKNCIETHKGVGYRFNPL from the coding sequence ATGCGAAAAAAGATTTTTTTACTGGAAGACGATTACCTTTTAAGCGAGAGTATTAAGGAATTTTTAGAGCATTTAGGCTATGAAGTGTTTTGCGCTTTTAACGGGAAAGAGGCTTATGAAAGGCTCTCGGTTGAACGCTTTAACCTCTTGCTTTTAGACATGCAAGTGCCTGAAATGAATAGCTTGGAATTATTCAAGCGCATCAAAAACGATTTTTTAATCTCTACGCCTGTGATTTTTATCACCGCCTTACAGGATAACGCTACCTTAAAAAACGCTTTTAATTTAGGGGCGAGCGATTATTTGAAAAAGCCTTTTGATTTAGACGAATTGGAAGCGCGCATTAAAAGGTTTTTCAATGATGATCCGATAGAAATCATGCCTAACATTTTTTATCACCAACACGCTTTGAACGTTAAAGGGAAAAAGGAAATCCTAGCGCCCAAAACCGCCCAACTTTTAGAATATTTTTTAGAGCATAAGGGGCAAATCATCAGCTCTCAAGCGTTAGAAAACAACTTGTGGGAGCAAGCGATTGATGATTCCACCTTACGCACTTACATTAAAGTGTTGCGCAAGCTTTTGGGTAAAAATTGCATAGAAACGCATAAGGGGGTGGGCTATCGCTTTAACCCACTATGA
- a CDS encoding type II restriction endonuclease, whose product MLERVFQEIINKRKFFTSSSTGEQFENKFRNELKKHFSEINGDLTEELSHIEEKPNKEIKTTFNQLKKQVLEKNHPHTLKNPFSNLTSHFLYQPFGSQNYPDFLVFIFDHVVGIEIKFSKNDKGERNLQTSRPMWNSNLPKPNAIYVYGVANADITFFKGSDILSYETREVLLKYFDTLDKDEESLKNALKDLENPFGFAPYIRKAYEHKKEFSNHHQIESFFSHNHILREQNVLEFLKTLTH is encoded by the coding sequence ATGCTTGAAAGAGTGTTCCAAGAAATTATCAATAAGAGAAAGTTTTTTACAAGTTCTAGCACAGGGGAGCAGTTTGAAAACAAATTTAGGAATGAATTAAAAAAACACTTTAGCGAAATTAACGGCGATTTAACAGAAGAATTAAGCCATATTGAAGAAAAGCCTAATAAGGAAATCAAAACCACTTTTAACCAACTCAAAAAGCAAGTTTTAGAAAAAAATCACCCACACACCCTTAAAAACCCTTTTTCAAACCTTACAAGCCATTTTTTATACCAACCTTTTGGCTCACAAAATTACCCTGATTTTTTGGTTTTCATTTTTGATCATGTGGTGGGGATTGAAATCAAGTTTTCTAAAAACGATAAGGGTGAAAGAAACCTTCAAACTTCTCGCCCCATGTGGAATTCAAACCTACCCAAACCCAATGCGATTTATGTGTATGGAGTCGCTAATGCAGACATCACTTTTTTTAAAGGCTCAGATATTTTGAGCTATGAAACCAGAGAAGTCTTGCTCAAGTATTTTGATACTTTAGATAAAGATGAAGAAAGTTTGAAAAACGCCTTAAAAGATTTAGAAAACCCTTTTGGGTTTGCCCCCTACATCAGAAAAGCTTATGAGCATAAAAAAGAATTTTCTAACCACCACCAGATTGAAAGCTTCTTTTCACATAATCACATTTTAAGAGAGCAAAATGTCTTGGAATTTTTGAAAACGCTCACTCATTAG
- a CDS encoding SAM-dependent methyltransferase, giving the protein MTSNATLQKNLDAFYTHPKIARFCLDLLKDLIAQNLGLDLNAFHFLEPSAGSGSFVDALKELGIADCLALDIAPKAQGIQKKDYLLELIEFNQKRVIIGNPPFGHRGKLALDFLNKSLNEAPIVAFILPNLFKRYSIQKHIDKRAKLVLNADLEKNAFIFNERPYDVKCVFQIYMHKNIALNLKDERIIAPPKIRHNDFITYIHNNTPHTLKYFNKEKYQWDFAVVRQGFYDYNEKITNANLLIKNRQYFFIKAHSKEALVIIHKIDFNKLAHKNTQVLGFSTYDFVEEYCKLKEMHA; this is encoded by the coding sequence ATGACTAGTAATGCTACCTTGCAAAAGAATTTAGACGCTTTTTACACCCACCCCAAAATCGCGCGATTTTGCTTGGATTTACTAAAAGATCTCATCGCTCAAAATCTAGGGCTAGACTTAAACGCATTCCATTTTCTAGAGCCAAGTGCAGGGAGTGGGAGCTTTGTTGATGCATTAAAAGAATTAGGGATTGCTGATTGTCTCGCCCTTGATATTGCCCCTAAAGCTCAAGGCATTCAAAAAAAAGATTATTTGTTGGAATTGATTGAGTTTAACCAAAAGCGTGTTATTATTGGCAACCCTCCTTTTGGGCATAGAGGGAAATTAGCCCTAGATTTTTTAAACAAATCTTTAAACGAAGCGCCTATCGTAGCGTTTATTTTGCCCAATTTATTCAAACGCTATTCTATTCAAAAACACATTGATAAGCGTGCAAAATTGGTTTTAAATGCTGACTTAGAGAAAAACGCTTTTATTTTTAATGAACGACCCTATGACGTGAAATGCGTTTTTCAAATCTATATGCATAAAAATATCGCCTTAAATCTTAAAGACGAACGCATCATTGCACCCCCCAAAATCCGCCATAATGACTTTATTACTTACATCCACAACAACACGCCACACACCCTAAAATATTTTAACAAAGAAAAATACCAATGGGATTTTGCGGTGGTGAGACAAGGCTTTTATGACTACAACGAAAAGATCACCAATGCAAATTTACTGATTAAAAACCGACAATATTTTTTCATCAAAGCCCATTCTAAAGAAGCTTTAGTGATTATCCATAAAATTGATTTTAACAAACTCGCTCATAAAAACACGCAAGTTTTAGGGTTTTCTACTTATGATTTTGTGGAAGAGTATTGCAAATTAAAGGAAATGCATGCTTGA
- a CDS encoding class 1 fructose-bisphosphatase has protein sequence MDYKRFKGKHANIVIEIISLLEKGVKKAQEILEKPDAGSYTQLENSSGDTPIKADLALDKFLEENFLSLEKVKSVFSEEKETPVTKENGSYLIAYDPLDGSSVMEANFLVGTIIGVYEKDYKAQNLAASLYVVFGHKVELVVALDKVYRYAFYQNKFHFIETIVLENKGKIVASGGNQKDFSLGLKKALEGFFAENYRLRYSGSMVADVHHLLIKKGGVFSYPQKKLRKLFEVFPLALMVEKAKGEAFYFDKGVKKRLLDQSVESYHEKSECYLASPHEAQILEKHLKGE, from the coding sequence ATGGATTACAAACGTTTTAAAGGCAAGCATGCGAACATCGTTATAGAAATCATCAGTCTTTTAGAAAAAGGGGTTAAAAAAGCCCAAGAGATTTTAGAAAAGCCGGACGCTGGGAGTTACACCCAATTAGAAAACAGCAGCGGGGATACGCCCATTAAAGCGGATTTAGCCCTAGATAAGTTTTTAGAAGAAAATTTTTTGAGTTTAGAAAAGGTCAAAAGCGTTTTTAGCGAAGAAAAAGAAACGCCTGTTACTAAAGAAAACGGCTCTTATTTGATCGCTTATGACCCCCTAGATGGGAGCTCAGTCATGGAGGCGAATTTCTTAGTAGGCACGATTATAGGGGTTTATGAAAAGGATTATAAGGCGCAAAATTTAGCCGCAAGCCTTTATGTGGTTTTTGGGCATAAAGTGGAATTGGTGGTGGCTTTAGACAAGGTTTATCGTTACGCTTTTTATCAAAACAAGTTTCATTTTATAGAAACCATCGTTTTAGAAAATAAGGGTAAAATCGTCGCTAGCGGAGGCAATCAAAAGGATTTTTCTTTGGGCTTAAAAAAGGCTTTAGAAGGGTTTTTTGCAGAAAATTACCGCTTGCGATACTCAGGATCCATGGTGGCTGATGTCCATCATTTGCTCATCAAAAAAGGCGGGGTGTTTTCCTACCCGCAAAAGAAATTGCGAAAGCTTTTTGAAGTCTTTCCTTTAGCCTTGATGGTTGAAAAAGCTAAAGGGGAAGCGTTTTATTTTGATAAGGGGGTTAAAAAGCGTTTGCTAGATCAAAGCGTGGAAAGCTACCATGAAAAAAGCGAATGCTATTTAGCCAGTCCGCATGAAGCTCAAATCTTAGAAAAACATTTAAAGGGAGAATGA
- the rpe gene encoding ribulose-phosphate 3-epimerase yields MKVAPSLLSADFMHLAKEIESVSNADFLHVDVMDGHYVPNLTMGPVILENVTQMSQVPLDVHLMVENASFFVELFSPLKPQIISIHAENEKHPHRVLQLIKNLGITPGVVLNPHTHEESVKYLLESVGLVLLMSVNPGFGGQKFLDLVLEKCLKVKELIKRYNPSCLLEVDGGVNDKNIFELQQAGVDVVVSGSYIFKSKDRKLAIEGLQNVRQPLA; encoded by the coding sequence TTGAAAGTAGCTCCGAGCCTTTTGAGCGCTGATTTTATGCATTTAGCCAAAGAGATAGAGAGCGTGAGTAACGCTGATTTTTTGCATGTGGATGTGATGGATGGGCATTATGTGCCTAATTTAACCATGGGACCTGTGATCTTAGAGAATGTTACTCAAATGAGCCAAGTGCCTTTAGATGTGCATTTAATGGTAGAAAACGCGAGCTTTTTTGTAGAGTTATTTTCCCCTTTAAAACCGCAAATCATTAGCATTCATGCAGAAAATGAAAAACACCCCCACAGGGTGTTGCAACTCATTAAAAATCTAGGCATCACGCCAGGCGTTGTCCTAAACCCCCACACGCATGAAGAGAGCGTTAAATACTTGCTAGAAAGCGTGGGGCTAGTGCTTTTAATGAGCGTGAATCCGGGCTTTGGCGGGCAGAAGTTTTTAGATCTGGTGTTAGAAAAATGCCTAAAAGTCAAGGAATTGATCAAACGCTACAACCCTAGCTGTCTTTTAGAAGTGGATGGGGGCGTGAACGATAAAAATATCTTTGAACTCCAACAAGCGGGCGTGGATGTGGTGGTTTCAGGGAGTTATATTTTTAAATCCAAAGATCGTAAGCTGGCTATTGAAGGCTTACAGAATGTCAGACAACCTCTTGCATAA
- a CDS encoding 3'-5' exonuclease, which yields MSDNLLHKDIQALIARLKHQDLSLGMLEKSLSRLIHDEINLEYLKACGLNFVETSENLITLKNLKTPLKDEVFSFIDLETTGSCPLKHEILEIGAVQVKGGEIINRFETLVKVKSVPDYIAELTGITYEDTLNAPSAHEALQELRLFLGNSVFVAHNANFDYNFLGRYFVEKLHCPLLNLKLCTLDLSKRAILSMRYSLSFLKELLGFGIEVSHRAYADALASYKLFEICLLNLPSYIKTTMDLIDFSKCANTLIKRPPRSRYQEIPSPFPLFERTKGLLNMVKATS from the coding sequence ATGTCAGACAACCTCTTGCATAAAGACATCCAAGCCCTAATCGCTCGCTTAAAGCACCAGGATTTAAGCTTGGGCATGCTAGAAAAATCGCTCTCTCGCCTTATTCATGATGAAATCAATTTGGAATATTTAAAAGCGTGCGGGCTTAATTTCGTAGAAACGAGCGAAAATTTAATCACGCTCAAAAACCTTAAAACCCCCCTTAAAGATGAGGTTTTTTCCTTTATTGACTTAGAAACCACCGGCTCTTGCCCCCTAAAACATGAGATTTTAGAAATTGGGGCCGTGCAAGTGAAGGGGGGGGAAATCATTAATCGTTTTGAAACCCTTGTGAAAGTCAAAAGCGTGCCTGATTATATCGCTGAGCTTACAGGCATCACTTATGAAGACACCCTAAACGCCCCAAGCGCGCATGAAGCTTTGCAAGAATTGCGGCTTTTTTTAGGCAATAGCGTGTTTGTGGCCCACAACGCTAATTTTGATTACAACTTTTTAGGGCGTTATTTTGTAGAGAAATTGCATTGCCCTTTATTGAATTTAAAGCTTTGCACTTTAGATTTATCCAAACGCGCCATTTTGTCCATGCGTTATTCTTTGAGTTTTTTAAAAGAGCTTTTAGGGTTTGGTATAGAAGTCAGTCACAGAGCCTATGCGGACGCTTTAGCGAGCTACAAGCTCTTTGAAATATGCTTATTAAACTTGCCCAGCTACATCAAAACGACAATGGATTTGATTGATTTTTCCAAATGCGCTAACACTTTGATCAAAAGACCCCCAAGATCCAGATACCAAGAGATCCCATCGCCATTCCCTCTTTTTGAAAGGACAAAGGGTTTGTTGAATATGGTAAAAGCAACCAGTTAA
- a CDS encoding tetratricopeptide repeat protein — protein MLGSVKKAVFRVLCLGALCLCGGLMAEQDPKELIFSGITIYTDKNFTRAKEYFEKACKSNDAEKCKDLAEFYFNANDLKNALEYYSKSCKLNNVEGCMLSATFYNDMIKGLKKDKKDLEYYSKACELNYGDGCAILGDIYHNGEGVAKDLKKAFQYYSKACKLNNAKGCYALAAFYNEAKGVARDEKQMTESLKKACELGLKETCDILKEQK, from the coding sequence ATGTTGGGGAGCGTCAAAAAAGCGGTTTTTAGGGTTTTGTGTTTGGGGGCGTTGTGTTTATGCGGGGGGTTAATGGCAGAGCAAGATCCTAAAGAGCTTATATTTTCAGGTATAACTATTTACACGGATAAAAATTTCACTAGAGCTAAGGAATACTTTGAAAAAGCTTGCAAATCAAACGATGCTGAAAAATGCAAGGACTTAGCAGAGTTTTATTTTAATGCAAACGATCTTAAAAATGCTTTAGAATATTACTCTAAATCTTGTAAGTTAAATAATGTTGAAGGGTGTATGCTGTCAGCAACTTTTTATAACGATATGATAAAGGGTTTGAAAAAAGATAAAAAAGATCTAGAATATTATTCTAAAGCTTGCGAGTTAAACTATGGCGATGGCTGTGCGATTTTAGGGGATATTTATCATAATGGTGAAGGCGTAGCAAAGGATCTTAAAAAAGCTTTTCAGTATTACTCTAAAGCTTGTAAATTAAATAACGCTAAGGGGTGTTACGCTTTAGCAGCGTTTTATAATGAAGCTAAAGGCGTGGCAAGAGATGAAAAACAAATGACAGAAAGTCTTAAAAAGGCTTGCGAATTAGGGTTAAAAGAAACATGCGATATTCTCAAAGAACAAAAATGA
- a CDS encoding NFACT family protein: MKFFLLKKFSEFLNTQTHFNLKRLSASGFLLETFSKEKHAFVVDLSVPYIGLSKKPPESVLKNALALDFCLNKFTKNAKILQASIIDNDRILEIKGAKDLAYKSETFILRLEMIPKKANLMILDQEKCVIEAFRFNDRVAKNDILGALPPNIYEHQEEDLDFKGLLDLLEKDFLSYQHKELEHKKNQIIKRLNAQKERLKEKLEKLEDPKNLQLEAKELQTQASLLLTYQHLINRRENRVILKDFEDKECMIEIDKSMPLNAFINKKFTLSKKKKQKSQFLYLEEENLKEKIAFKESQINYVRDAAEESVLEMFMPVKNYKIKRPMNGYEVLYYKDFKIGLGKNQKENIKLLQDARANDLWMHVRDIPGSHLIVFCQKNTPKDEIIMELAKMLIKMQKDAFNGYEIDYTQRKFVKIIKGANVIYSKYRTISLKDT; this comes from the coding sequence ATGAAATTTTTTCTTTTAAAGAAATTCAGCGAATTTTTAAACACTCAAACGCATTTCAACCTCAAACGCTTGAGTGCGTCTGGCTTTTTATTAGAAACTTTTTCTAAAGAAAAACACGCCTTTGTTGTGGATTTGAGCGTGCCTTATATTGGTTTGTCCAAAAAACCCCCAGAGAGCGTTTTAAAAAACGCTTTAGCGTTAGATTTTTGTTTGAATAAATTCACCAAAAACGCCAAAATTTTACAAGCAAGTATCATTGATAACGATCGGATTTTAGAAATCAAGGGCGCTAAAGATTTAGCTTATAAGAGTGAAACTTTTATTTTGCGTTTAGAAATGATCCCTAAAAAAGCCAACCTCATGATTTTAGATCAAGAAAAATGCGTGATAGAGGCTTTTCGTTTTAATGACAGGGTGGCTAAAAACGATATTTTAGGGGCATTGCCTCCTAATATTTACGAGCATCAAGAAGAGGATTTGGATTTTAAGGGATTGTTAGACCTTTTAGAAAAAGATTTTTTATCCTACCAGCATAAAGAATTGGAACACAAAAAAAATCAAATCATCAAGCGATTAAACGCCCAAAAAGAACGCTTGAAAGAAAAATTAGAAAAATTAGAAGATCCTAAAAATTTACAATTAGAAGCGAAAGAATTGCAAACTCAAGCCTCATTGTTGCTCACTTACCAGCATTTAATCAACAGGCGTGAAAATCGCGTGATTTTAAAGGATTTTGAAGATAAGGAATGCATGATTGAAATTGATAAGAGCATGCCCTTAAACGCCTTTATCAATAAAAAATTCACTCTCAGCAAAAAAAAGAAACAAAAATCGCAATTCTTGTATTTAGAAGAAGAGAATCTGAAAGAAAAAATCGCTTTTAAGGAAAGTCAAATCAACTATGTTAGAGACGCTGCAGAAGAAAGCGTTTTAGAAATGTTTATGCCGGTCAAAAATTATAAAATCAAACGCCCGATGAATGGGTATGAAGTGCTGTATTATAAGGATTTTAAAATCGGTTTAGGGAAAAACCAAAAAGAGAATATCAAGCTTTTACAAGACGCAAGAGCGAATGATTTGTGGATGCATGTGAGAGATATTCCTGGATCGCATTTGATCGTTTTTTGCCAAAAGAATACGCCTAAAGATGAGATCATTATGGAATTAGCCAAAATGTTGATTAAAATGCAAAAAGATGCGTTTAATGGTTACGAGATTGACTACACGCAACGAAAATTTGTCAAAATCATCAAAGGAGCTAATGTCATTTACTCAAAATACCGAACTATTAGTCTAAAGGACACTTAA